One part of the Lotus japonicus ecotype B-129 chromosome 2, LjGifu_v1.2 genome encodes these proteins:
- the LOC130735314 gene encoding uncharacterized protein LOC130735314 codes for MDGGHVWSSVPTFGSDGSPSGGDRILNNIMLRFRPIAPKPVAGSSASTAGESRVDASVLQGKRTKRKYVRIRRNSGYVRKNGNNNKSSEKSAEKKDELENMAVVTLQLLPEKDAPENENPSPAAESWCNNVDLDLTVEKIQILEDPEPPRVAAAAKVVESWVTVESVTGTCMGGEGGGGGGLGCTDVEKVKSLETDTCPGFVSDGCCRVRWVNEAFKRMVESEEIVVWLKVKEEVIAWCYSHPAFTCGVRLQYTWRNEKCTKMVPCDVWRLDCGGFAWRLDVKTALSLGL; via the coding sequence ATGGACGGTGGACACGTGTGGAGTAGTGTGCCAACTTTTGGAAGCGACGGTTCTCCCAGCGGCGGCGACAGAATACTCAACAACATAATGCTCCGGTTCCGCCCGATCGCGCCGAAACCCGTCGCCGGATCCTCCGCATCCACCGCCGGTGAGTCTAGGGTGGACGCGTCAGTACTCCAAGGGAAGAGAACGAAAAGGAAGTACGTTCGGATTCGGAGGAACAGTGGATACGTCAGAAAGAACGGTAACAACAACAAATCCTCTGAAAAATCGGCGGAGAAAAAAGATGAGTTGGAAAACATGGCGGTTGTGACCCTGCAGTTGCTGCCGGAGAAGGACGCGCCGGAAAATGAAAATCCCTCGCCCGCCGCGGAGTCGTGGTGTAACAACGTCGATCTCGACCTAACCGTCGAGAAGATTCAGATCCTGGAAGATCCGGAACCTCCGCGCGTGGCCGCGGCGGCGAAGGTGGTGGAGTCGTGGGTGACGGTGGAGAGCGTGACAGGCACGTGCATGGGTGGtgagggaggaggaggaggagggttaGGGTGTACGGACGTTGAGAAAGTGAAGAGTCTGGAGACTGACACGTGTCCGGGGTTCGTGTCAGACGGTTGTTGCAGGGTGAGGTGGGTGAACGAAGCGTTCAAGAGGATGGTGGAGAGTGAGGAGATTGTGGTGTGGTTGAAAGTGAAGGAAGAGGTTATTGCATGGTGTTATTCGCACCCGGCGTTCACCTGCGGGGTGAGGCTGCAGTACACGTGGCGGAACGAGAAGTGCACGAAGATGGTGCCGTGTGATGTTTGGAGATTGGACTGTGGTGGGTTTGCATGGAGGTTAGACGTGAAAACTGCGCTTAGTTTGGGTCTCTGA